The genomic segment GCCAAAGGAAACGACATGACCTGGGTCAAAAGCATTTTTTTCCTGAATTTTTTTGCCGGCGCCGATTTTCTGGAGCTTTTGCGCCATAGACGAAAAAACGGACCGCCCGTTGAAGGGGGGTCCGTTTCGGTTGCATCATGCAGGGAAAGGGGGTGCGGGATGGCTCGCCAGCAGTACGCTCGTGAGTGTCTGGCCTACCAGTGATACCCCAGAAGGAGCCCGACATGGGTACCGCCGGCATCCGCATCGACACCGGCTATGGTGACCTCGGCTTTCGAGTAGCGAAGATCGAAACCGACGTTGAATGCCCTGCTGAGCGTCCAGTAAACCCCGCCGTTCAGCCAGAACCCCAGCGAACGGTCGTCATCGGAGAAGGTCGCCCCAAAGGTGGAGGCCTTGGCTTCGGCTTTGATGATGGCGAGCCCGCCGCCGACATAAGGACGGATATAGGCGGACTGATCCCAGATTTTCCGGACGCCGACGTTCAATTCGGTGGTCTCCGCTTCAAAATCGAAGAAAGCGCCGGTGAAAGGATCAAACGCAGAATCGTCCCCATAGGAATCAAGCAAATCGATGGCAACGCTGACGGGCCACGTATCCCTTTTGAAGTCGACGAGCAGGCCGACTTCGCCGTGATCATCGGCCGGAGCCCAGTCGTCGGAATCGAGATTTTTGGCGCCGAGAAAAACATTGACGTTCCCTGTCCAGCTCTGGGCGTGGGAAGTTGCCGGGACGACACTGAGAAGGGCGATTACAATGCCGCAGATGAATGCTTTCATGTCTACATCTCCTTTGAATTGAAATAAATCCATCCCCTTTTCTTCTCCAACCCTCTGTTGGTAGAAGGCAAAGAGGAGGAACCATCTGTCCTTATGACAGCGCCAGCGCCCGTGCCAGAGCGCACAGCAGCACCGTCCCCGCCGCTTCGGCCGTGCGGCCGAAGGCGACCAGTCCGTCTTCGTGCCCGCCCATGGCGAAGATGCCGCCGGCCCGCACCGCCTCGTCGCGCAGCAGGCGCCGGGTTTCGGCCGCCATCTCCGGCGTGCCGTAGGCGGCGGCAGGATCGGTGAGCGGGATGCCGAGGGCGGCGGCGTGGCGCCAGATCTCCGGCGAGTGGGCATGCATGATGAAGCGCAGGCTGGCGTCCAGGGCGTAGAGGGCACCATGGGTCAGCGATTCGGAGGAGGGCCGGATCGGCCCTTCGGCGACCAGACGGTTTTCCTCCGGCCAGGACTCGAGCACCGTGGTGTAATGCCCGGCGTTCAGCTCAGCCAGCCCGCCGGTCTGGGTGCCGCTGACGACGAAGCGGCGCCGCTCGGGCGGCGCATCGAACGGCTCGAGGCGCTGACTGATGTTGCCGTAGCCGAGCCCCCCGTAGCGGGCCGGGTCCTGCCCGGTGAGGCGCAGCAGGTAGAGAACCCGGCGCCAGGCGTTGATCTCCCGCAGCGCCGCGTACGGCAGCGGCGGCGCCGCGCGGAACTCCAGTGCAAACTTGATGACGCCTTCTTGCTGACTCAAATCGGCAACCTATTTATTCGTTGTATCCGCCAGTAGGGGCGCCGCTTGCTGCGCCCCCCCCCGCTTGCGGCACCCCTATGCCCCTAATGCGCCTCGCGCCAGTTTTTTCCCACCCCGATATCGACCACCAGCGGCACATTGAGCTCGACCGCCCCCTCCATCTCGGCCCGGACCAGCTCCCGAACCGTCTCCAGTTCCGCCTCCGGCACGTCGAAGACAAGTTCGTCGTGGACCTGCAGGACCATCTTCGCCTGCAGCTTCTCCTTTTTCAGCCGCTCATGGATACGCACCATCGCCACCTTGATGATATCGGCGGCCGACCCCTGGATCGGGTAGTTGATGGCGTTGCGCTCGGCGTAGTCGCGGATGTTGCGGTTCGGGCTGTGGATCTCGGCGACGGCGCAGCGGCGGCCGAGCAGCGTGGTGACATACCCCTTCTGCCGCGCCTCCTCCTTCTTGCTCTCCATGAAGCCGAGCACCCCCGGATAGCGGGCGAAGTAGTTGTCGATGAAGGTCTGTGCCTCTTTTCTGCCGATGCCGAGGGCCTTGGCCAGGCCGAAGTCGCTCATGCCGTAGATGATGCCGAAGTTGATGGTCTTGGCCTGCCGGCGCATCTCGGCAGTAACCATCTCGGGGAAGACGCCGAAGATCTCGCTGGCGGTGCGCCGGTGGATGTCCTCGCCGCGCTCGAAGGCCTCCCGCAGCACCGCCTCGGCGGCCAGGTGCGCCAGAATGCGCAGCTCGACCTGCGAGTAGTCGGCCGACAGCAGCACGTTCCCTGCCGCCGGGATGAAGGCCTCGCGGATGCGCCCCCCTTCCTCGGTGCGGATCGGGATGTTCTGCAGGTTCGGCTCGCTCGAAGAGAGCCGGCCGGTAGCGGTCAGCGCCTGGTTGAAGGAGGTGTGCAGGCGACCGGTCTGCGGGTGGATGAGTTTCGGCAAGGCATCGGTGTAGGTGCTCTTGAGCTTGGCCAGCGAGCGGTAGTCGAGGAGGCGGGCGGCGACCGGCTGCTCCTCGGCGAGCTTGGTCAGCACCTCGACGTCCGTCGACCAGCCGGTCTTGGTCTTCTTCCCCCGCGCCAGCTTCAGCCGCTCGAAAAGGACCTCGCCGAGCTGCTTCGGCGAGCCGATGTTGAAGGGACCGCCAGCCATCTGGTGGATCTCCTTCTCCAGCGCCGTCAGCTTCGTTTCCAGCTCTTTTGAGAGGCCGCCGAGGAACCCGGGGTCGATGCGCACGCCGCTCCACTCCATGTCGGCGAGCACCTCCACCAGGGGCATCTCGACCTCGTAAAAAAGCTTCTCCTGCTCTGTTTCCCTGAGCATCGGCTCGAGCTTCCCGGCCAGGCGCAGGGTGATGTCGGCATCCTCGGCGGCGTAGACGACCGCCTTTTCCACCTCGACCTCGGCAAAGCCGATCTGCTTCTTGCCGCTGCCGGTCATCTCGCTGTAGGTGATGGTTTTGTAGCCGAGCAGATCGGCGGCCAGAGCATCCATGCCGTGCGAGGTGGCGGCGGGATTGGCGAGATAGGAGGCGATCATGGTGTCGAAGGCGAGGCCCGCGACCTCGACCCCTGCCCGGCGCAGCACCAGCAGGTCGAATTTGGCGTTCTGCGCGATCTTCCCCCTGCCGGCGTCGGTCAGCAGCGGCCGCAGCCGCTCCAGTACAAGTCCAGGGTCGAGTTGCTCCGGCGCCCCCAGGTAGCGGTGCGCCAGCGGGATATACCACCCCTCCC from the Desulfuromonadales bacterium genome contains:
- a CDS encoding class II aldolase/adducin family protein, with the protein product MSQQEGVIKFALEFRAAPPLPYAALREINAWRRVLYLLRLTGQDPARYGGLGYGNISQRLEPFDAPPERRRFVVSGTQTGGLAELNAGHYTTVLESWPEENRLVAEGPIRPSSESLTHGALYALDASLRFIMHAHSPEIWRHAAALGIPLTDPAAAYGTPEMAAETRRLLRDEAVRAGGIFAMGGHEDGLVAFGRTAEAAGTVLLCALARALALS
- a CDS encoding outer membrane beta-barrel protein — translated: MKAFICGIVIALLSVVPATSHAQSWTGNVNVFLGAKNLDSDDWAPADDHGEVGLLVDFKRDTWPVSVAIDLLDSYGDDSAFDPFTGAFFDFEAETTELNVGVRKIWDQSAYIRPYVGGGLAIIKAEAKASTFGATFSDDDRSLGFWLNGGVYWTLSRAFNVGFDLRYSKAEVTIAGVDADAGGTHVGLLLGYHW
- the polA gene encoding DNA polymerase I — its product is MTDQPKRLFLVDGSSYIYRAYFAIRHLSNSKGLATNAVYGFVNMLLKVAREQQPDHLAVIFDAKGPTFRKELYPEYKANRTRMPDDLVPQVPIIKEVVRAFNMPAIEKEGFEADDIIATLAKKFAAEGLEVTVVTGDKDLMQIVSERIRLLDTMKDKVSGLEEVAERFGGSPEKVIEVQALAGDSSDNIPGVPGVGEKTAVKLIQEFGSVESLLANLDQVKGKLQEKLREHADSARLSKRLATLCDDVPLDLDYDSFVLSPPDHQALTALFKELEFHKLLQEFSSDERATGEGYRAALTEEDLSELVAELERAERFAFDTETTGLDPTLADMVGLSFAVRPGEGWYIPLAHRYLGAPEQLDPGLVLERLRPLLTDAGRGKIAQNAKFDLLVLRRAGVEVAGLAFDTMIASYLANPAATSHGMDALAADLLGYKTITYSEMTGSGKKQIGFAEVEVEKAVVYAAEDADITLRLAGKLEPMLRETEQEKLFYEVEMPLVEVLADMEWSGVRIDPGFLGGLSKELETKLTALEKEIHQMAGGPFNIGSPKQLGEVLFERLKLARGKKTKTGWSTDVEVLTKLAEEQPVAARLLDYRSLAKLKSTYTDALPKLIHPQTGRLHTSFNQALTATGRLSSSEPNLQNIPIRTEEGGRIREAFIPAAGNVLLSADYSQVELRILAHLAAEAVLREAFERGEDIHRRTASEIFGVFPEMVTAEMRRQAKTINFGIIYGMSDFGLAKALGIGRKEAQTFIDNYFARYPGVLGFMESKKEEARQKGYVTTLLGRRCAVAEIHSPNRNIRDYAERNAINYPIQGSAADIIKVAMVRIHERLKKEKLQAKMVLQVHDELVFDVPEAELETVRELVRAEMEGAVELNVPLVVDIGVGKNWREAH